The following coding sequences lie in one Chelmon rostratus isolate fCheRos1 chromosome 2, fCheRos1.pri, whole genome shotgun sequence genomic window:
- the srsf3a gene encoding serine/arginine-rich splicing factor 3a isoform X1 — translation MGDPALHRDCPLDCKVYVGNLGNNGNKTELERAFGYYGPLRSVWVARNPPGFAFVEFEDPRDASDAVRELDGRTMCGCRVRVELSTGEKRSRSRGPPPSWNRRPREDFRRRSPPVRRRSPKRRSLSRSRSRSLSRDRRRYRSLSRDKNHKRSRSFSRSRSRSLSNGRK, via the exons ATGGGAG ACCCTGCTCTTCACAGAGACTGTCCCCTTGACTGCAAGGTTTACGTTGGGAATCTAGGAAACAATGGAAACAAGACAGAGTTAGAAAGAGCCTTTGGGTACTATGGTCCTTTAAGAAGCGTTTGGGTTGCCAGGAATCCCCCAGGCTTTGCTTTTGTTGAGTTTGAAGATCCCAGAGATGCATCTGATGCTGTGAGAGAACTGGATGGAAG aACCATGTGTGGCTGTCGCGTGCGTGTTGAGTTATCCACTGGAGAAAAGCGCTCTAGGAGCCGTGGCCCTCCTCCATCCTGGAATAGACGCCCTCGTGAAGATTTTAGGCGACGTAGTCCTCCAGTCAGACGCCG ATCACCGAAGAGGAGGAGCCTCAGTCGCAGCCGCAGCAG GTCTCTTTCAAGAGACAGACGCAGATATCGGTCTCTTTCCAGAGACAAGAATCATAAGCGCTCAAGATCCTTCTCACGGTCTAGGAG tcgTTCCCTGTCTAACGGGAGGAAATAA
- the srsf3a gene encoding serine/arginine-rich splicing factor 3a isoform X2, translating to MQFPASSSSSSNLNPIDSGPLHIINQSASLLSLFSTQLLCQREQPLAYIPTHPPPPKKAGKIYNYPFQQATNQLHISNICIMWQILSAIRPLSPSVWLPCAISILSKSPKIITEEEEPQSQPQQVSFKRQTQISVSFQRQES from the exons ATGCAGTTCCcagcatcctcctcttcttcctccaacCTTAACCCAATCGACAGCGGTCCACTTCACATTATCAACCAATCAGCGTCTTTACTCTCTCTATTCTCCACACAACTACTGTGTCAACGGGAACAGCCCTTGGCTTACATCCCTACCCATCctccccccccaaaaaaggcaGGGAAAATCTACAACTACCCCTTCCAACAAGCCACCAACCAACTTCATATCTCCAACATTTGCATCATGTGGCAAATCCTCTCTGCAATTCGACCTCTCTCACCATCAGTCTGGCTTCCTTGCGCCATTTCTATCTTGTCCAAATCCCCCAAAATA ATCACCGAAGAGGAGGAGCCTCAGTCGCAGCCGCAGCAG GTCTCTTTCAAGAGACAGACGCAGATATCGGTCTCTTTCCAGAGACAAGAATCATAA